In one window of Henckelia pumila isolate YLH828 chromosome 1, ASM3356847v2, whole genome shotgun sequence DNA:
- the LOC140869452 gene encoding uncharacterized protein, with product MRALLDPKFSSYLLRVGDGVEESNEKDEIQIPSKLNIPFTDKIASLNILIETIFPNINSYNLDLSLFVKRAILTIRNELVHEINDVLINIFPGEETIYYSCDENINTCIVHDQEELFHSLTPQGLPPHKLTLKLNAQVILLRNINPSEGLCNDTRLLCKGFNTNVIYAEISVGIHAGKPVFIPRITLETPHDNFTSITFKRKQFPIRLCFAMTINKAQGQTLDFVGVYLKEPVFSHGQLYVALSRAKSIDQLKVLIRPPTPLIQHTDYTKNVVYHDVLQAASSF from the coding sequence atgcGAGCATTACTTGATCCTAAGTTTTCTTCTTATTTACTAAGAGTTGGTGATGGTGTTGAAGAAAGTAACGAAAAAGATGAAATCCAAATTCCATCAAAATTAAACATTCCATTTACGGATAAAATTGCAtctttaaatatattaatagaAACGATATTTCCAAATATTAATAGTTATAATTTAGATCTTTCTTTATTTGTAAAACGAGCTATACTTACCATACGAAATGAGCTTGTCCATGAAATTAATGAtgtattgattaatatatttccTGGTGAGGAAACGATATATTACAGCTGTGATGAAAACATAAACACATGCATTGTACATGACCAAGAAGAATTATTTCATTCTTTAACTCCTCAAGGACTTCCTCCCCACAAACTAACTTTAAAACTAAATGCACAAGTCATATTGCTTAGAAATATTAATCCAAGTGAAGGTCTTTGCAACGACACTCGTCTTCTTTGTAAAGGTTTCAATACAAATGTCATCTATGCTGAAATATCAGTTGGTATACATGCTGGAAAACCTGTATTCATTCCTCGTATCACGTTAGAAACTCCTCACGATAATTTTACATCTATTACATTTAAAAGAAAACAATTTCCAATACGTTTATGTTTTGCAATGACAATTAATAAAGCACAGGGCCAAACTCTAGACTTTGTTGGTGTCTATTTGAAGGAACCTGTTTTTTCACATGGTCAACTTTATGTTGCATTGTCAAGAGCAAAAAGTATAGATCAGTTAAAGGTCCTTATTAGACCACCAACACCCTTGATCCAGCATACTGATTACACAAAAAATGTTGTTTATCATGATGTTTTACAAGCAGCGAGTTCTTTCTAA